The Primulina huaijiensis isolate GDHJ02 chromosome 9, ASM1229523v2, whole genome shotgun sequence genomic interval TTCGCACACCGCAAGTAATGCAACTATAATCCTGCAAGAATCAGCAAAACAGAACAAAATATGTTGCTAAATTATTTGCAGTGAACTGGAAAAACTGAAGTGACATTATTATTTACAGAGGAAAGCATAAATTAATATACCAGTACTGACACCAAAATTTGAGTTGTTCGATCTCTAAATCATGCTTTTCAACAGTTTTGTAACATTCATACGCTGGATAAACACATCCCAATCCCATCCTGTGGTACAAAAGTAggcacccaaaaaaaaaaacatgcaagtTTATGAATTTGTCTGAAATCCAAAATTACAAGAAACCAAccaaaaaaataaggaaaagaAGTTGAAATTTCTCGCAAAACTTACAGTAATACTCTTGTTAGAAAAGAACCCATCATTTTGATTCCCCAAACCTGTAatcaagcaaaaaaaaaatcaacctgGGATCAGTGAGAACAAAAAGAAATATCGAGTTCCATCTTCCTGACACCATACTGCGTGGGAAATTGATTATATTTGTTAAATTCTGGCAGAGAATATGAACAAAATCacctttttcaagaaaaaatagaTTAATATTACTTGTAGAGATATTGAACTGGACTATTCTTCGAAATTAAGGACACGAGCGTCTGCATATGAAAGAGGGATTCGAATTAAGGAGCGAAACGTCGCGAATATCAGGAAGGGCACGTTAACTGTTAAATCACACAATCGACGTTTTATGGACCATACGAGAACGCGACTTTTACGTAATTTGGTGAAGTCGCGTTTATGTTCAAGAACTGATGAGTCACCTCCAATATTGTAACCGACCCAAAGCTGTCCAGTTACGGTTTTAGGATTAAAAACCAGTAGACTCGCCAAGTCAAACGTGTTAGACCTGCTTGGTTGGATCCGTTCCACCTAGTTCTATCCGGAGAGTCggttgttttttatttttaaaaaaattgtatggCCATAGTCAACCAATCACGTGGTCGTTGGAGATTAATGGTCAAGATCAATGGTCACAATGAAGTGATCATTGTGCAACGATCGACCTACCCGCGGGTCGactatttaatttgtttttgctGAATTTTATTCTATAAATAATCACCACCTCCTTCATTTTTCACACAATTATCTCTCAATTCTCAATCATTAATTCCCAATTCTTTCTCAGTTATCAAACTATCGTGTCTcgattattaatttattgttcatttattttcttaattacttcaattttatttttacacaGATGGCCTGATCAAGTGATGATAGGGGTGATAAGGGAAAGAGCATCATGTCCAAGTTCAAGGAGATTTCCTTCATTTAATGTTGACAACTATGATCTTGATTTTTCCGATGACGaaccaaatcaagaaaaagagGCTTAACAAACACATCatcatcaaattcaagaaaGTATGAGCAATCCAAAGATGTCTAAACCTCTGTTGTGCCTCGTCCCACATATAATATATTCACCAAACATTTCGAAAAGATTGTGCTTCCCTCAAGTGATTTGCAAGCTAAATGTAAATATTGttcaaaaaattacaaatttaaacAAAGAGGTGGTTATGGAAATTTAATGCGGCATGTTGAGAAAAATCATCCTGTGGAAATTGGTATTGGTCGTTTTTAAACTCAAATTCTGACAATTTTGTCTTAAATGGGTAACGATTctcaacttttaaaatttttcaaatcTAAATTTAGAGGAAAAAACAACTAAATATTGTGCGAACAACTTTCTTTTAGTTTtagtgaaaaattatatttccaaAATTAACTTTCAacaaatacaaatatttatagTAGACGTATCCCACGAAATACACTCAAACGCACGCTTAAAAAATTAGttgttggaaaaaaaattaattaaaaaatttgcaaGTTTAGATAATAAAGTTTCTTTGTGTTCGAATAGTTTTAGTTATCATTGAAAAAGTTGTTCATATATGAGTATTACATATCATTGATAATTCTTGGAACATTCAAAAGAAATTGCTTGCATATAGATGTTTTAACGAATAACGCACGacacaaaatatttctcaaattATGTTTGTTATTTTAGAAGAATATGGTTTAACTTCTCAAGTTTTTCAATTTCTTTAGATAATGCTAGTGCATATACTTCCTTCTAGTATTAATGAGCTCATTAGAATATGTAAACCATCACAATGtggtaaaaattttcatattagatgcacatgtcgtattttaaatttgtgtgtTTGAGATGGACTAAAAATTTAGAATcacatattaaattaattaggaCCGTAATTCATTATCTAAGGATACATCCCAAGTTATGACACAAATTTTGCAAAATCAATGGTATGGGGCCAAAACTTGTTTGCACGAGACGTTGCAACTTTGTGGAATTCAATATATAAATTGTCATTGTCTTCTtttgaatataaataattattatgtatatttttttcatcaacataTTGAAGCTCgtggtatttatttttttcatatcaATGGAACATATGCATTAGTATTTGTGCAAGTGTAAAAATGCTGAATGATATCAGTGACAAATTATCTAGTGTTTATTATCCTACTTTTCATTTAGTTTTAACCTGTTGTTGCAATATTATATTTAGTTTTAGTGAACACtttaaatataatgataatattttagTTCAATGCATTTATATCATGAatgcaaaatgaaaaaaaaatattttttagaaatttgtaaaatatttttatgtgatttgtttgAGATCCTAGACTTAAATGAGATGGTTTacaaaaaatgttaaaattatattatgattcttTAGACCGTATTATAAAAATAGTCCTTCTATTTAATTGATTTCGTTTAATATTAGAAcccatttatattatatttatgatgaATATAACACCAAATATGGTGGACAAATTGTTTCACATGAAGCACAACTTACTACCGCTAGTAATATAacttctaaatttactaaaagaTAACTTGTATTAAGGCAACAAACGAAACGTCTACGAGGATACTCAAGTTGAAGTCAAAAAACTTGAGAATTATTTTACCAGGAGTTTTGATTTTAGTGATGCACATGAAAAAGTGTTCGACTTATTGTGATGATGGTTATAAAAACACAAATATATCCAATTTTATCTATAATGACAAACAAAATTCTAGTTTGCTCCGTTTCAACGGTTGCAGTAGAACAAGCTTTTAGTATCAGagaaaataaattgaatgaGAAACATTCTAACTTAAAGCCGAAAAATTGGAAGCTCAATGTTTGTTAATGATTGGTCAAAAGTCGCTAGCCGAACacaatatattaaaaatgatgaagACCCAGACGAAACTGAAAGAAAATCCGCAATAATGACGAGAGGAAATTTAAGTGATTGAGCAACGTCACTCCTAAAGATAAATATGTAAAAGTAAGCGAATTACGCGAGCTTTGATTCTTCTACATCGAAAGAGGATATGTAGACAACTTATATAATTATGCTATATAGTTAAAACTTTATAAGTTCAAgccattttttattattattttttgtcatttaaatgtttatttaaataataatgttttaaaaaaacaaaagagtTGAACCGGACCCCTGAACCTGATGGTTAACTGGGCATGGACCCGGATCGCCGGATCCATAACCGTCCTAGACGGTTACACTTAAGGGTCGACGTTTTCCAGATCGATATCCACAGGGTTTGACCTGAACTGGCTCGCGGTCTCGGTGTTAACTAattcttatataaaaaaatttagatattacattaaaattaagaatttagagatgattttcattttctaaaagaCTTGTGTATATGTATGTGCTGAATTTTTTGTTATTCATGTATTTCGTCACTTATAATTGTCCAGATAACAAGGTGTTcacaaaataatgttttttaattgtttgacagaatttttgtgtgtgtgtgcgtgccatgcatgaattatgccaGATGTGATAAAAGTGcgaaaatctaacttctaaccAGACATTGCAAGTCTCGATTCTGCCGTCAGTTGTAGCACTATCCGTTTTGGATGCAACCTAAACTAAGAAACTAACGTATAAAAGTGAAGAGAACGAAGTCGGAAAAATCAACAGTTACAATAGATTTAACTTTGCTAATATGAACTAgtttatgcataatttttaCAACGAGATGAAAGCAAAGCTAGAAACTTGGACTAAACTAGAGGAACacaaattgaaattgaaatagaAATATTGCACCAAAActagtaattaaatttaaaatattttgactgAGATTCTTGGCCCAATTAATTACACTTCTAAATTTGGCtaattattgatttatattttttttaccgtATGAGTAAACTcgatttcttttatcttcactTGTACAATTTGACCTAGGATTAACGTAGTTGGTGTCTCATAGTGTCCATGTTCGTGAGCAGTAAGCAGCAAATCTCCCTTTATTGTCTGGCCTGTCGGTTGTGTGCCGTTCACTCCAACATGACGAAAATTATGTAAATTGCTCTTGTGATTCGGAATGAACCCTTCATTGACCTACATaccgggaaaaaaaaaattgttctagATTAACATTAACCagaataatgaaaatatttgattttatattgcTCAATCACTATACGAATGTTCGCTTCCATATATAATAAGATCTTGATAAGGGCTATGGACAGGTACCTCGCGTATCAATAAGAATCACGCAAACAAAGAATTCACattttgtatatattatgtttttaaCCATTATTGAGATGTCACATTGGTAATCTTATTGATGGGTACCAATTTTCGTGTTGTCTTCAAATTACATAATATTTTGCTTATTCTAATGTTTCGCAATTAATTATTCGATCACTCGATGTTTCCTCTTTGTGCGTGCTCCNgtgtgtgtgtgtgttggatGCTTGCTTCCGAGCACCCATGGGTATCGTGGGATGTTCGCGTGAACATCTGTCAGTAATTTAATGTTTTTCGCGAGATATTCGTGCGAAGATCTCACGATGTGTGCCCATCAACGAGTGTCGAGGATATCATATGTATGCTAGATTCAggtgccactctcaaatcttaTGTTACTTATTCTggtcatatattttatataagcGTGATTCTATCAAATCTTATTCACTTACTTTAGTAatgtatttaataattttatccaTTTGCACTTGATAGATTGATTGTTGTGTTATTTGATGCTAGACTAGGTTAGATTAGGATATGTGTGGAGGCATTAGTTTTTGCTTTTTTAATTCCtcatttcttttattattattatttttattattatttttattattatttttattatatatatatatttttttttttctacgtGCGAAAAATTATAGTTTATAAACTGTatgaatatataaaaagataatTGGAGGATACACACTATTAGCACAATAAAAATGGATAGATTACAGTAATAAGAAAATTAAACAATATGATTAGAAAGGGGCAAAATATTGAcaatgaaaaaaagaaaagaggtACTTCAGTTCAAATAATCGATAACGAAAGaacaacttcaaaaaaaaaaaaaatcgcaaTTTTTGGTCATGTAAAATCGATGAATTTGCACTTTTAATCATGTAACttgcatgtttttttatttCCGATCTTATGATGatgaattttcaattttagttatgtaacttgtatgtgtttttcatttttggtcATTAACTTGTATGTCTGTTTCatattttatctttgtttttatatcaaaaaacgTGATGAACTACGGTCTAGATAAGATCAAAAgtggaaaaaaaaatacgaattccagaactaaaaataaaaatttactgtaacacaaccaaaaataaaaaaatataagttacTTTACTAAAAATGCAAATTCATTGGTAATAATAACAAAAgtgaaaaaattacaaattgcAGGACTATCCATAAACATAacctatttttttatttataggtTGTTTGTGTGTATTCATTTTcaaagtttatttattatttctcaataaagaaaataataataattttttagccttcaataaaaaaaaaaagatatacgtgaataaattttggtttttttcctttttgaacAAACGTATCAGACATAAATATATTCTcgaataataaattcacaacTGTCCTTTACTTCACTTCTATTTATTGTGAGTGGTTGCATACATTTTCTTTCACACAGCaataataaagaaatttaaAGGATGGAATCCAAAGCCAAAACACAATCACAACTCCAAGAAAAAGAAGCACAAGCTGCCCAGGTGGATATATGGAAGTACGTATTTGCTTTCACTCCAATGGCAGTACTAAAATGTGCTATAGAACTTCAAATATCTGAGACCGTTGAATCACATGGAGGATACATCACGCTCCCCGAGCTATCCGTCGCCTTGCACTGCTCCCCCTCTGCCCTCCACCGTATCATGAGATACTTGATTTACCACGGTTTCTTCAAGCAAACTCGGATCATTCGAGACCAAGAATCATCAGTCTGCTACACCCAAACGCCACATTCTCGATTGCTTTTGAAAGATGGCATGGCTGCTCTCATCCTGCTCGAAAGCAGCCCCGTGATGCTCGCCCCGTGGCATGGCCTAAGCGGACGTGCTATGCTGAAAGGTGCTTATCCGTTTGAGGCCGCACATGGCGGGGTCGACGTGTGGAAATATGCGGCAGCAAATCCTGATTATAGTAAATTAATCAATGATGCGATGGCATGCCATGCGAGGTTGGCTGTTTCAGCAATCGTTTATCAGTATCCTGAGGCGTTCGAGGGGATCAGTTCTTTGGTGGACGTTGGTGGTGGGGATGGGACGGCCCTTAACGCCTTGGTGAAGGCTTGTCCGTGGATTCGAGGGGTTAACTACGATCTCCCGCATGTCATTTCTGTCGCACCGCATCGTCAAGGTGTGGAGCATGTTGGTGGCGACATGTTCAAAATGGTTCCCAAGGGCGATGCCGCTTTTCTTATGGTACGTTACGTTTCtccaacatatatatttattgataCAAATGACAAGTTACATgtatgtataaaatataaataggCGGTGTAAACCACTAATTAAAACGTttatattcttgattatatatatatatagtgggTGTTACACGATTGGAGCGACGACGAATGCATTCAAATACTGCGAAATTGTATGGAAGCAATTCCTACGGACAAGGGGAAGGTGATCATCGTGGAGGCGGTGGTCGAAGTAGGTGAAGGGGTTGATGAGTATAGCGAGGTTCGTTTGGCGTTGGACATGGTGATGATGGCTCACACGGAGCAAGGAAAAGAAAGAACTTGGGAAGAATGGGGATGCTTGTTGAACGAGGCTGGCTTTACAAAGTACACCGGGAAACGCATTGAAGATGTTGTATCTGTTATAGAAGCTTACCCATGATGGATCTTGAAACGGACATCCTCATTGTAAAATTAATTTGGTCAAAAGTGTGTGATGTAATAAATTGTAATGTTGGGGTGAATTCACATCCACCAAATGCAATAATTATGTTGTTAttcatatgttttattttcttaaaatagcttttcttttttatttcatttttaacaATGAAATGCCACTCAAACTCAAAAACCACTTCGCATTGTGCTCATCGTTTTCCATCTAAAATTAGTAAAGAGCATATTCAACAAaccctaaaaaaattattgcatTTTGATCTTTCATATTTGTCTCTTTACgatttttatcatatatattgtcaaattttataattagtCTATTATCTTTGTTCTTTcataattttagtatttttccGACGTGCCACTTAATTTATAATGTTACATCAGCAGTACTCCagataaaaaatgattaaattttccaaaaatcgGAGGTACTAATAccgaaatttgataatttaaatgactaaaaattataaagaaGCTAAAACACATGACCACAAATACATGTTTCCCTCAAAAactaataaaattgaaaatttcaaaaatattgatATCCTGCCAATTTGTCTTAATTGTtgatttttcgaatttttttttaaaaaaatacatgaatGGACATATTAAAGAAATTGTTTGGGGACGAcaataattaaagagttgttgaaaaattatttaaaaatgtgttaaatatttgtgttgaaatgtgaatgttgaatgttgaaaattaggtaaaattaggtgttgaatattgaaaattagtgtgtgatgatgtaggtaatgatgtattttatttttggattatttgtaaaaattttctataaatagatctctcatttgtgaagaaaatcacaattgagttgagagaaaaatattataaagtgtgtagtgtgataattttgagagtttgagatttttacttttttaccgtaaatttttactttttcacaacacgttatcagcacgaagctctaaaagtcctccatatttttccaagctccgaacagaagaaaaaggtaacaaaagtaataatatttattttactgttatttatttattgtttatatatgtaatatataatataatgttattgttagaaataataaaaataattttttcaaaaacttgttataaatcctgggaggatgttaagacgacatcccacactcccggtaagggatacgacaagtataaaagcctataaggttttttaaacaaaataacttatgacacctaattataataatgtgatatgatatacataattatttaaatatgactaatattatatacaccatattattaccataaaattatacaaatacatacatttattttcttatacaccaacggtaataaacggtaacaaaacggctagtttttgctctataaatacaatctcacaaatacattcaatcactccaactttctcttcttctctaaaaattattcttcatcaaattttcgaagaaaaaaagaagatggctttcacgaggttatttttaattattttggttatcatactcaccagtcttgtatttatcggagaatatcctcctcgtgtgttttctttatttttacgaatacttgtacttgttgtttatccattactttgtattgcaatattcattaactaataaaatgcatcgtaatttttagtaccaccatggcaaacttggcaaagctcgaattcatcgctcttgatattactgggaaaaactatatgccatggactcttgatgtagaaatgcatcttgagtcattgggtctaagcgagaccattaaagaaaatggtatatcttcatcacaagaaaaagcaaaagctataatatttttacgacgacaccttgatgaaggtttaaaatgtgaatatctcatcgaaaaagatcccatggctctgtggaaaggattaaaagagagatttgaacatataagggaagttatacttccgaccgcccgtgatgaatggaatatgttaagattccaagactttaaaaaagtcagtgattacaattcagcgatgtatagaataatctcgcagttaaaattttgtggacatgaggttacagaatcggaaatgcttgaaaaaacattttccacgtttcacgcatcaaatataacactacagcaacaatatagagtgcgtggatttgcgagatattctgaactcatcgcctgtcttcttgtggcggaaaagaacaacgagctattaatgagaaatcatcagtcccgacccactggatcaacagcatttccagaagtaaatgctgtaagcaaaaatgaatttaaacctggaaaccaaaatcaaagttacagacaagattttggtcgaggacaaaatcgaggtcgtggtcgtggtcgtggacgtggacgtggacgtggaagtggtcgtggtcgtggacgcggccgtggttttgaaaataatcgagatagttatttctataactcatctcaaaagaacgtcccaaaccacccaccgaaaaggcatcaagagaatatgagtgttaatgagaatcactcaaaaagatttgaaagttcttgtttcagatgtggtactccaggacattggtcccgtatttgtcgagcccctgagcacctttgtaaactttataaagaatcaataaaggggaaagaaaaggagaccaactttactgaacacagtgaacctttgagtggttcaactcattttgatgctggagattttctgattgatttctcagataatgatcaatttgatggtggaataaatatgtaaaatattttattttttatgtattcgtatgataatgttttatagtgtgttatattgtattgtattttattgtcaataattttatttcattgcatatttttttgaagttcaaatatggaaaatgctacgaaccaagctgaagtttgcatacctgatagtggtacaacgcacactatcctccgagataaaagatatttcttggaactaaaaccaacaaaaacaacggtgaatacaatatcaggtcctgtagacttgattaaaggatgtggtaaagcacaatttttgttacctaatggtacaaaatttttgatcaatgatgctttatattcaccacaatcgaaaagaaatttgttgagttttaatgatatatattcccatgggtatgatactcaaacaatgaatgaagggaatgagaaatatatgtgtcttaccacatataaatcaggaaagaaatatgtgattgaaaaactaccaatgctccctactggattgcattatacacatatacgtcccattgaatcaaacatggtaattgataattcttcaatattaaccaattggcatgatcgattaggacatcctggttcaacaatgatgcgaagaattatagaaaatacacatggtcatccattgaaagaccagaagatctttcagaataataagtttcaatgtaaagcatgttctcttggaaaacttattataagaccatcaccagccaaaatccaaactgaatcaccaatgtttcttgaacgtattcagggtgatatttgtggaccaatccatccaccatgtggaccattcagatactttatggtattgattgatgcctccagcagatggtcacatgtatgtttattgtcaactcgaaatgttgcatttgcaagattacttgctcaaataataaaattgaggaatcaatttcccgattatacaatcaagaaaattagacttgataatgctggtgaatttacttcccagactttcaatgattattgtatgtctatgggaatcattgttgagcatcctgttgctcatgtacatactcaaaatggattggctgaatcattgattaaacgtctgcaaatgattgctagaccaatgattatgaaaacaaagctccctatttctatatggggacatgcaattttacatgctgcttcattaattcgcatcagaccaagtgcatatcataaatactccccattgcagcttgcatttggtaaagaaccagacatttctcatctgagaatttttggatgtatggtgtatgtgcctattgcaccacctcaacgaaagaaaatgggacctcaaagaaagattggaatttatattggttatgatagtccatcgatcattcgatatcttgaaccacagacaggcgacgtgttcacagcacgttttgctgattgtcattttaatgaggaaatcttcccaatgttagggggagaacagaaacataccgaaaaagaaattacatggtatgtatcatcattgttacatctggatccaagaacaaaacaatgtgaaaaagatgtacagcaaattgtgcactt includes:
- the LOC140985039 gene encoding flavonoid 4'-O-methyltransferase 3-like, with the translated sequence MESKAKTQSQLQEKEAQAAQVDIWKYVFAFTPMAVLKCAIELQISETVESHGGYITLPELSVALHCSPSALHRIMRYLIYHGFFKQTRIIRDQESSVCYTQTPHSRLLLKDGMAALILLESSPVMLAPWHGLSGRAMLKGAYPFEAAHGGVDVWKYAAANPDYSKLINDAMACHARLAVSAIVYQYPEAFEGISSLVDVGGGDGTALNALVKACPWIRGVNYDLPHVISVAPHRQGVEHVGGDMFKMVPKGDAAFLMWVLHDWSDDECIQILRNCMEAIPTDKGKVIIVEAVVEVGEGVDEYSEVRLALDMVMMAHTEQGKERTWEEWGCLLNEAGFTKYTGKRIEDVVSVIEAYP